Proteins found in one Melospiza melodia melodia isolate bMelMel2 chromosome 13, bMelMel2.pri, whole genome shotgun sequence genomic segment:
- the USB1 gene encoding U6 snRNA phosphodiesterase 1, which yields MRAALVGYSSSEEEQEQEEEGGSRGGGAQGPPGASFLLLFLVLTPLRSRSAGRPRLPVPAGLPGDPDPDEAVSDDSSRHGGRVRGFPHERGNWATHVYLPYTAQEEFLELLELLVSHARTFVPSLAAMEEFHVSLSQCVVLRYHWIEPFVRCLRERLAAFHRFFCVADQVKVYTNQNKTRTFIGLEVSAGHFQLLELVSEVDGVLEEFDLPTFYKDPSFHISLAWCVGDLAGRLEGQCLRELQDIVDGFEESEFLLRIQWEQIRCKSGNKYFSFPLR from the exons atGAGGGCCGCGCTGGTGGGCTACAGCAGCtccgaggaggagcaggagcaggaggaggaaggggggagcCGGGGCGGCGGCGCGCAGGGGCCCCCCGGGGCCAG cttcctcctcctcttcctcgttcTCACCCCGCTCCGGTCCCGCAGCGCCGGCCGCCCCCGCCTGCCCGTGCCCGCCGGCCTGCCCGGAGACCCGGACCCGGATGAGGCCGTGAGCGATGACAGCTCCCGGCACGGCGGCCGCGTGCGAGGCTTCCCCCACGAGCGGGGCAACTGGGCCACGCACGTCTACCTGCCCT ACACTGCCCAGGAGGagttcctggagctgctggagctgctcgtgTCCCACGCCCGCACCTTCGTGCCGTCGCTGGCTGCCATGGAGGAGTTCCACGTGAGCCTCTCGCAGTGCGTGGTGCTGCGCTACCACTGGATCGAGCCCTTCGTCCGCTGCCTCCGGGAGCGCCTGGCCGCCTtccacag GTTCTTCTGCGTGGCTGACCAAGTGAAGGTTTACACCAACCAGAACAAAACCAG GACCTTTATTGGCTTGGAGGTCTCTGCTGGGCATttccagctgctggagctggtctCGGAGGTGGATGGCGTTCTAGAGGAATTTGACCTTCCCACATTCTACAAG GACCCATCGTTCCACATCAGCTTGGCCTGGTGCGTGGGGGACCTGGCTGGCAGGCTGGAGGGGCAGTGTCTGCGGGagctccag GACATTGTGGATGGGTTTGAGGAGTCAGAATTCCTGCTGCGTATCCAATGGGAGCAAATCCGCTGCAAGTCAGGGAACAAGTACTTCTCCTTCCCCCTGAGGTAG
- the MMP15 gene encoding matrix metalloproteinase-15, protein MAGGGGAPWRAGGRLPPLVVLLVLLAGAAGEEINAEAWLRLYGYLPQPSRRMSTMRSAQTFSAALAEMQKFYGITVTGVLDEETKAWMKRPRCGVPDQFGARMKSNMRRKRYALTGRRWSQSHLTFSIQNYTEKLGRYHSHEAVRRAFRVWEQATPLVFREVAYEDIRQKRKKEADIMVLFASGFHGDSSPFDGLGGFLAHAYFPGPGMGGDTHFDLDEPWTLENADVSGNNLFLVAVHELGHSLGLEHSSNPSAIMAPFYQWMDTENFQLPEDDLKGIQQLYGTADGHPQPTKPLPTVTPRRPGRPDQRPPKPPPPGKPDRPPKPGSPDRPDQYGPDICDGDFDTVAVLRGEMFVFKGRWFWRVRHNRVLDNYPMPIGHFWRGLPGDIDAAYERHDGRFVFFKGDRYWLFREANLEPGYPQPLVTYGQGIPYDSIDTAVWWEPTGHTFFFRGDRYWRFNEDTRSVDPGYPKPISVWVGIPPSPKGAFLSPDASSTYFYRGTKYWKFDNERLKTEPGYPKSILRDFMGCHTELVPDPNPRWPDVDRPPFNPDGDGGTEGEEEEEEDEDYNERDGQPGRDVDVVVQIDEYTRTMSVVMVLVLLVLLLCILGLIYVIVQMQRKGAPRMLLYCKRSLQEWV, encoded by the exons ATGGCAGGAGGGggcggcgccccctggcgggcgggcgggcgcctCCCGCCGCtcgtggtgctgctggtgctgctggcgggggcggcgggcgagGAGATCAACGCCGAG GCATGGCTGCGGCTCTACGGGTACCTGCCGCAGCCCAGCCGCCGCATGTCCACCATGCGCTCGGCCCAGACCTTCTCCGCCGCGCTCGCCGAGATGCAGAAGTTCTACGGCATCACCGTCACCGGCGTCCTGGACGAGGAGACCAAGGC GTGGATGAAGCGTCCCCGCTGTGGGGTCCCGGATCAGTTTGGAGCACGGATGAAGTCCAACATGCGTCGGAAGCGGTACGCGCTGACAGGGCGGCGCTGGAGCCAGAGCCACCTCACCTTCAG CATCCAAAACTACACGGAGAAGCTGGGTCGGTACCACTCCCACGAGGCTGTCCGACGAGCTTTCCGCGTGTGGGAGCAAGCCACGCCGCTGGTGTTCCGGGAGGTGGCCTACGAGGACATCCGgcagaagaggaagaaggaggCTGACATCATGGTGCTCTTTGCCTCTGGATTCCATGGAGACAGCTCTCCCTTTGATGGCCTTGGGGGATTTTTGGCTCATGCCTATTTTCCCGGCCCTGGCATGGGGGGGGACACGCATTTCGACTTGGATGAGCCCTGGACGCTGGAGAATGCAGATGTGTCTG GGAACAACCTTTTCCTGGTGGCCGTGCATGAGCTGGGGCACTCGCTGGGCCTGGAGCACTCCAGCAACCCCAGTGCTATCATGGCACCCTTCTACCAGTGGATGGACACAGAGAACTTCCAGCTGCCCGAGGATGACCTCAAGGGCATCCAGCAGCTCTACG GTACCGCAGATGGGCACCCTCAGCCCACCAAGCCTTTGCCCACCGTGACACCCCGGAGACCTGGCAGGCCAGACCAGAGACCCCCTAAACCTCCCCCTCCGGGGAAACCAGACCGACCCCCCAAACCTGGCAGCCCAGACCGACCTGACCAGTACGGCCCCGACATCTGCGATGGGGACTTTGACACGGTGGCGGTGCTGCGTGGGGAGATGTTTGTATTCAAG GGCCGGTGGTTCTGGAGGGTCCGGCACAACCGGGTGCTGGACAATTACCCCATGCCCATCGGACACTTCTGGCGGGGCCTCCCTGGGGACATTGATGCTGCCTACGAGAGGCATGACGGGAGATTTGTCTTCTTTAAAG GTGACCGGTACTGGCTCTTCCGAGAAGCCAACCTGGAGCCTGGGTACCCACAGCCCCTGGTCACCTACGGGCAGGGCATCCCCTACGACAGCATCGACACGGCCGTCTGGTGGGAACCCACGGGACACACCTTCTTCTTCCGTGGGGACAG ATACTGGCGCTTCAACGAGGACACGCGCTCGGTGGACCCTGGGTACCCAAAGCCCATCTCTGTCTGGGTGGGCATCCCTCCCTCGCCCAAGGGAGCCTTCCTCAGCCCAGACGCCT CCTCCACCTACTTCTACAGAGGCACAAAGTACTGGAAGTTTGACAATGAGCGTCTCAAGACAGAGCCAGgctatcccaaatccatcctacgGGACTTCATGGGCTGTCACACAGAGCTGGTCCCAGACCCCAATCCCCGCTGGCCCGATGTGGACCGACCTCCCTTCAACCCTGATGGGGATGGGGGGACtgaaggtgaggaggaggaggaggaagatgaggattaCAACGAGAGAGATGGCCAGCCAGGCAGGGACGTGGACGTGGTGGTGCAGATCGATGAGTACACACGCACCATGAGCGTGGtcatggtgctggtgctgctggtgctgctgctctgcatccTGGGCCTCATCTACGTCATCGTGCAGATGCAGAGGAAGGGCGCGCCCCGAATGCTCCTGTACTGCAAGCGCTCCTTGCAGGAGTGGGTCTGA
- the CFAP20 gene encoding cilia- and flagella-associated protein 20 isoform X2 — MFKNTFQSGFLSVLYSIGSKPLQIWDKKVRNGHIKRITDNDIQSLVLEIEGTNVSTTYITCPADPKKTLGIKLPFLVMIIKNLKKYFTFEVQVLDDKNVRRRFRASNYQSTTRVKPFICTMPMRLDDGWNQIQFNLSDFTRRAYGTNYIETLRVQIHANCRIRRVYFSDRLYSEDELPAEFKLYLPVQNKAKQ, encoded by the exons ATGTTCAAGAACACCTTCCAGAGCGGCTTCCTCTCGGTGCTCTACAGCATCGGCAGCAAACCGCTCCAGATCTGGGACAAGAAG GTGCGCAATGGCCACATCAAGCGAATCACGGACAATGACATTCAGTCACTGGTGCTGGAGATTGAGGGAACAAATGTCAG TACCACGTACATCACGTGCCCTGCTGACCCAAAGAAGACCCTGGGCATCAAACTACCTTTCCTAGTGATGATCATCAAGAACCTGAAAAAATACTTCACTTTTGAAGTGCAG GTGCTGGATGACAAGAACGTCCGCCGGCGCTTCCGGGCGAGCAACTACCAGAGCACGACGCGGGTGAAGCCGTTCATCTGCACCATGCCCATGCGGCTGGACGACGGCTGGAACCAGATCCAGTTCAACCTGTCCGACTTCACGCGCCGCGCCTACGGCACCAACTACATCGAGACCCTGAGAGTGCAG ATCCACGCCAACTGTCGCATCCGACGGGTGTATTTCTCTGACCGGCTGTACTCAGAGGATGAGCTCCCAGCCGAGTTCAAGCTGTATCTGCCTGTCCAGAACAAGGCCAAG caATAA
- the CFAP20 gene encoding cilia- and flagella-associated protein 20 isoform X1, which translates to MFKNTFQSGFLSVLYSIGSKPLQIWDKKVRNGHIKRITDNDIQSLVLEIEGTNVSTTYITCPADPKKTLGIKLPFLVMIIKNLKKYFTFEVQVLDDKNVRRRFRASNYQSTTRVKPFICTMPMRLDDGWNQIQFNLSDFTRRAYGTNYIETLRVQIHANCRIRRVYFSDRLYSEDELPAEFKLYLPVQNKAKVS; encoded by the exons ATGTTCAAGAACACCTTCCAGAGCGGCTTCCTCTCGGTGCTCTACAGCATCGGCAGCAAACCGCTCCAGATCTGGGACAAGAAG GTGCGCAATGGCCACATCAAGCGAATCACGGACAATGACATTCAGTCACTGGTGCTGGAGATTGAGGGAACAAATGTCAG TACCACGTACATCACGTGCCCTGCTGACCCAAAGAAGACCCTGGGCATCAAACTACCTTTCCTAGTGATGATCATCAAGAACCTGAAAAAATACTTCACTTTTGAAGTGCAG GTGCTGGATGACAAGAACGTCCGCCGGCGCTTCCGGGCGAGCAACTACCAGAGCACGACGCGGGTGAAGCCGTTCATCTGCACCATGCCCATGCGGCTGGACGACGGCTGGAACCAGATCCAGTTCAACCTGTCCGACTTCACGCGCCGCGCCTACGGCACCAACTACATCGAGACCCTGAGAGTGCAG ATCCACGCCAACTGTCGCATCCGACGGGTGTATTTCTCTGACCGGCTGTACTCAGAGGATGAGCTCCCAGCCGAGTTCAAGCTGTATCTGCCTGTCCAGAACAAGGCCAAGGTGAGCTAG